From a single Fusobacterium pseudoperiodonticum genomic region:
- a CDS encoding helix-turn-helix domain-containing protein — protein MEAPAYYGILPANVRYDKNLKPMEKIMYSELTALSNKNGYCNATNSYFAELYEVSKNTVSLWISDLEKAGYIKTKLIYEPRTKNIKERRIFITDPITKNNDTYHEKEVDPITKNNDTPITKNREDNNTSINNTSRILKEKNIKKEKSKNEVETYINNLNLNDDYKQLLFKYVEYRKSIKKAIKTIVPIQKIIRDFPDYFSLDEAIKIAQEKEWQGLEPEWIEKHKKSKVFNNKNENKIAESKDTSHLKVDDDYIEQMKARYGF, from the coding sequence ATGGAAGCACCAGCATATTATGGAATATTACCAGCTAATGTAAGATATGATAAAAATTTAAAACCTATGGAAAAAATAATGTATTCAGAATTAACTGCATTATCTAATAAAAATGGTTATTGTAATGCAACAAATTCTTATTTTGCAGAACTATATGAAGTTAGTAAAAATACAGTTAGTTTATGGATAAGTGATTTAGAAAAAGCAGGATATATAAAAACAAAATTAATATATGAACCTAGAACTAAAAATATAAAAGAAAGAAGGATCTTTATAACTGACCCTATCACGAAAAATAATGATACCTATCACGAAAAAGAAGTAGACCCTATCACGAAAAATAATGATACCCCTATCACGAAAAATCGTGAGGATAATAATACAAGTATTAATAATACAAGTAGAATATTAAAAGAAAAAAATATAAAAAAAGAAAAATCAAAAAATGAAGTTGAAACTTATATCAATAATTTAAATTTAAATGATGATTATAAACAGCTTCTATTTAAGTATGTAGAGTACAGAAAATCTATAAAAAAGGCAATAAAAACAATAGTACCTATACAAAAAATAATTAGAGATTTTCCTGATTATTTTAGCTTAGATGAAGCTATAAAAATTGCACAAGAGAAAGAATGGCAAGGATTAGAGCCTGAATGGATAGAGAAACATAAAAAATCTAAAGTTTTTAATAATAAAAATGAAAATAAAATTGCTGAAAGTAAGGACACAAGCCATTTAAAAGTTGACGATGATTACATTGAACAAATGAAAGCGAGGTATGGATTCTAA
- a CDS encoding DUF4236 domain-containing protein, translating to MGFSFRKRLKIMKGLYLNFSKNGISTSVGGPGATLNFGKNGTRVTTSIPGTGIRYSKNLSGNKKDIASDFQDESNSVLTIDNYNFTGKVPKDANKNFFYLSIIFIILGIIFQGIKSFIITIPIFLYVFFIQLGKEEKRIDYELELIENENQIIRNKLKKLLKKVEAVDLMLEVNDCRTLKDDMEEIKTLFNELSKYSISYFIDEDKFFKLMAKAEEKNQNYYEALRLSTIVLHQYKPTKEIKKVLANSLNKLNINMKLEDYLDFVDNNSYTTVLEKIDELTNNTEI from the coding sequence ATGGGATTTTCATTTAGAAAAAGATTAAAAATTATGAAAGGATTATATTTGAATTTTAGCAAAAATGGAATTTCTACATCTGTTGGTGGTCCTGGAGCTACTTTAAATTTTGGTAAAAATGGTACTAGAGTAACAACAAGTATCCCTGGTACTGGTATAAGATACAGTAAAAATTTAAGTGGAAATAAAAAAGATATAGCTTCTGATTTTCAAGATGAAAGTAATTCAGTATTAACAATTGACAACTATAATTTTACTGGTAAAGTTCCTAAAGATGCTAATAAAAATTTTTTTTATTTAAGTATAATATTTATTATTTTAGGTATTATTTTTCAAGGAATTAAAAGCTTTATAATTACAATACCTATTTTTTTATATGTATTTTTCATTCAATTAGGAAAAGAAGAAAAAAGAATAGATTATGAATTAGAATTAATAGAAAATGAAAATCAAATCATAAGAAATAAACTAAAAAAATTATTAAAAAAAGTAGAAGCAGTTGACTTAATGTTAGAAGTTAATGATTGTCGAACATTAAAAGATGATATGGAAGAAATAAAAACTCTATTTAATGAATTATCAAAATATTCTATATCTTATTTTATAGATGAAGATAAATTCTTTAAATTGATGGCAAAAGCAGAAGAAAAAAATCAAAATTATTATGAAGCTTTAAGACTTTCAACTATTGTACTCCATCAATATAAACCAACTAAGGAAATCAAGAAAGTATTAGCAAATTCATTAAATAAATTAAATATTAATATGAAATTAGAGGACTACTTAGATTTTGTGGATAATAATAGTTATACAACAGTTTTAGAAAAAATAGATGAATTAACTAATAATACAGAGATATAA
- a CDS encoding S24 family peptidase, translating into MKERDYELTEEKAIEIGNFLKNRREELGYSTNQMLIKTDIDKSDLSRIENGKKRKLNPIYLKKLAKALKLDVIELFKMVGFLDDDIEIHTKKESFEIKNSMRKIVYFPVYGKASAGNGYLNLEQEIYKMPILDEDFPNDCFFVKIEGNSMEPTIIEGEFALVDPNDTAYQKNKIYVVTYDDESFIKRIVIDENTRIVILKSDNTDYDDILISEEKQEYLKINGRVIKIVSTRKPL; encoded by the coding sequence ATGAAAGAAAGAGATTATGAATTAACAGAAGAAAAAGCTATAGAAATTGGGAATTTTTTAAAAAATAGAAGAGAAGAGTTAGGATATAGCACTAATCAAATGTTGATAAAAACAGACATAGACAAGTCAGATCTTTCAAGGATAGAAAATGGTAAGAAAAGAAAACTTAATCCTATTTATTTAAAAAAACTAGCAAAAGCTTTAAAACTAGATGTTATTGAATTATTTAAAATGGTAGGCTTTTTAGATGATGACATAGAAATACATACAAAAAAAGAAAGTTTTGAAATTAAAAATTCAATGAGAAAAATAGTTTATTTTCCTGTATATGGCAAAGCAAGTGCTGGAAATGGGTATCTAAATTTAGAACAAGAAATATATAAAATGCCAATATTAGATGAAGACTTTCCAAATGATTGCTTTTTTGTTAAAATAGAGGGCAATAGTATGGAGCCAACTATTATAGAGGGAGAGTTTGCATTGGTTGATCCCAATGATACAGCATATCAAAAAAATAAAATATATGTTGTAACTTATGATGATGAAAGTTTTATTAAAAGAATAGTTATAGATGAAAATACAAGAATAGTTATTTTAAAAAGTGATAATACAGATTATGACGATATTTTAATCAGTGAAGAAAAACAAGAATATTTAAAAATTAATGGTAGAGTTATAAAAATAGTTTCAACAAGAAAACCTTTGTAA
- a CDS encoding ERF family protein — MNIYEKLLKVQVELKAPKGQYNSFGKYKYRSCEDILEALKPVLDKLKLTLFISDEIVEVGGSYKTIKKDETVESEGRKYVKATITLVNIEKPDEIIKISALAREEETKKGQDGSQITGTSSSYARKYALNGLFLIDDTKDNDTSDSKIERGNRAEEERKKVEEYLNSRPGMIERLKENLSSDKLEKVLKAYKVEEIWQMSDEQLKEACEKIFKK; from the coding sequence ATGAATATATATGAAAAACTTTTGAAGGTGCAAGTTGAGTTAAAAGCACCTAAGGGGCAATATAACAGTTTTGGTAAATACAAGTATAGAAGTTGCGAGGATATCCTTGAAGCTTTAAAACCTGTGTTAGACAAGTTAAAACTAACATTATTTATAAGTGATGAAATAGTTGAGGTTGGTGGAAGTTATAAAACAATTAAAAAAGATGAAACAGTTGAAAGTGAAGGAAGAAAATATGTAAAAGCTACAATTACTCTTGTAAATATAGAAAAGCCTGATGAAATTATAAAAATATCAGCACTTGCAAGAGAAGAAGAAACAAAAAAGGGACAAGATGGTTCGCAAATTACAGGGACTAGTTCAAGTTATGCAAGAAAATATGCTCTAAATGGCTTATTTTTAATAGATGATACTAAAGATAATGATACATCAGATTCTAAAATAGAAAGAGGTAATCGTGCAGAGGAAGAAAGAAAAAAAGTTGAAGAATATTTGAATAGTAGACCTGGAATGATTGAAAGATTAAAAGAAAATCTTTCAAGTGATAAATTAGAAAAAGTATTAAAAGCTTACAAGGTTGAAGAAATTTGGCAAATGTCAGATGAACAATTAAAAGAAGCTTGTGAAAAAATATTTAAAAAATAG